From the genome of Streptococcus oralis:
CATGGAGCCTTTTGGGTAACCTTACTAGTTGTTCCGATTTGCACCATGTTAACCATTATGACAAATGTTGCCATGAACAACAAGGCAGGAGTTATCGGTGGTGTAGCGGCTATGTTGATTATTACCCTATCAATACCAAGCGGAGAAACATTTTTGTACGTGTTTGCGCGCGTATTTGAAACATTTATGGGAGTTTTTGTCGCAATCCTTGTAAATTATGATATTGAGCAACTGAAACTCCTTTGGGAGAAAAAAAGAAAATAATGTTACATTTTATGACATTATTCGTTGACGTATGTCTTTTTTTAGACTATAATAGACAGGAAGAAGGAAATTGTAAATGAAGGAAAGAGAATTTCGCCGAAATATGGCTGTTTTTCCTATCGGCAGTGTTATGAAGTTGACCGATCTCTCGGCGCGTCAGATTCGTTATTATGAAGATCAAGAGTTGATCAAACCTGATCGAAACGAAGGGAACCGTCGCATGTATTCGTTGAATGACATGGATCGTCTGCTTGAAATCAAAGATTATATCTCTGAAGGTCATAATATTGCTGCGATTAAGAAAAAATATGCTGAACGCGAGGCGAAGTCCAAGAAAGCCGTGAGTCAGACGGAAGTGCGTCGTGCACTTCACAATGAACTCCTCCAGCAGGGGCGCTTTGCTTCAGTACGGTCACCCTTTGGTCGCGGTTAGGCAATCGCAAGTAGTCATATATTAAGGAGAAAACCCATGCCAATCACAGCTGCAGATATTCGTCGTGAAGTCAAGGAAAAAAATGTTACCTTTATCCGTCTCATGTTTTCAGATATTCTGGGAACCATGAAAAACGTCGAAATTCCTGCTACAGATGAACAGTTAGATAAGGTCTTGTCAAACAAAGCCATGTTTGATGGCTCTTCTATTGAAGGTTTTGTACGTATCAATGAGTCAGATATGTACTTGTACCCAGACTTGGATACATGGACAGTCTTCCCTTGGGGAGATGAAAATGGAAGTGTTGCAGGTTTGATCTGTGATGTCTATACAACAGAAGGCGAACCCTTTGCAGGTGACCCTCGTGGTAATCTGAAGCGTGCACTTCGTCATATGGAAGAAGTAGGATTCAAATCTTTCAACCTTGGTCCAGAACCAGAATTCTTCCTCTTTAAGTTGGATGAAAATGGGGATCCAACACTTGAAGTAAATGACAAGGGTGGCTACTTCGACTTGGCGCCTACAGACCTTGCAGACAATACGCGTCGTGAAATCGTTAATGTCTTGACCAAAATGGGATTTGAAGTAGAAGCGAGTCACCACGAGGTTGCGGTTGGACAACACGAGATTGACTTCAAGTATGATGAAGTCCTCCGTGCCTGTGACAAGATTCAAATCTTTAAACTTGTTGTTAAAACCATTGCTCGTAAACACGGTCTTTACGCAACCTTCATGGCGAAACCAAAATTTGGTATCGCTGGATCAGGTATGCACTGTAATATGTCCTTGTTTGATGCAGAAGGAAATAATGCCTTCTTTGATCCAAATGATCCAAAAGGAATGCAGTTGTCTGAAACGGCCTACCATTTCCTTGGCGGTTTGATTAAGCATGCTTACAACTATACTGCTATCATGAACCCAACAGTTAACTCATACAAACGTTTGGTTCCAGGTTATGAAGCGCCTGTTTACATTGCTTGGGCTGGTCGTAACCGTTCGCCACTTGTGCGCGTACCAGCTTCACGTGGTATGGGAACTCGTCTTGAGTTGCGTTCAGTGGACCCGATGGCAAACCCATACATCGCTATGGCAGTTCTATTGGAAGTTGGTTTGCATGGTATTGAAAACAAAATCGAAGCACCAGCTCCTATCGAAGAAAATATCTATATCATGACAGCGGAAGAGCGTAAGGAAGCTGGAATTACTGACCTTCCATCAACGCTTCACAACGCCTTGAAAGCCTTGACTGAGGATGAAGTGGTCAAGGCAGCCCTAGGTGAACACATCTACACTAGTTTCCTTGAAGCCAAACGTATCGAGTGGGCTAGCTATGCAACCTTTGTGTCACAATGGGAAGTTGATAATTATCTTGATTTGTATTAAGAACATAAAAAAGATTGTCTGATTGGGCAATCTTTTTTATTGTTGCAAAAATTTAAATGGATTTTGACGCTGTTTTTAGTATAGTTATTATATAGAAATACAGAAAATGAGAAAGAGTGAATTATGCATTAAAAAGAAATAATATTCTGAAAATAACTAGAAAATGACGTTCATAAATTTTCGTTATACCTATTTAATGCAGTAGTGTGGCGGGTTTAGCGTGGGAAAGAAAAAAGTTTACAATTTGACAACATATTTCTTGAAATACGAATTAGTAAATGATAAAATGTTTTTTGGAATGGATGAGTTTCGGAGAGTTTATAAATTATTTACTATATTATTTACTCAAGTTCTACTCGCCATATTTCATTAAAAAGGAAAGGAGATTCTATGCAAAAAGATAAGTGGTGGCTTCCGTTTTTAGCAGTGGGAGTCATCATCGGATTGTCGGTGGGTTTGATTTATTATACTAGACCCGCTAAGGACGGAGAAGTAGGGACTTCATCAGTTTCGCAATCAACTTCAAGTGCTGAGAACAATACTGCCTTGAGTCTAAAAGGTCAACAACTTCCAGAATTTAAAATGACTTCTCAAGACGGTAAATTGGTTGCTAGTTCAGAGCTGTATGATAAACCTATGTTAATTGTCGAATGGGCTAGTTGGTGTCCTCATTGTCAGAAACAACTACCCATTGTTCAGCAGATGTATGAAAAGTATGGTGAACAGATCAATTTTGTTTTACTAAATATGAACGAACCTGGTAAAGAAACAAAGGAGAGTGCTGATCGATACATTAAGGAAAAAGGATACACTTTCCCTTATTACTATGACGAAGATCAATCAGCGGCAGATCTATTACAGGTTCAGACCATACCAAGTATGTATTTTGTAACCAAAAAGCAAGAAGTAAAAAATGTATTGGTTAATCATTCCGATGCGGAAAGCTTTTCTAAAGAGTTGCAAACACTACTCAACTAACATATATCTACTATAGAAAAGGGGGAAGAAGAAATCACAATAGGATTTCAGAAATAGCAATGAGAGATTTCATTAAAAAGGTCTCCATATTGTTTATCGTTTTATTCTTATCTGTTCCATTAGCCTTAATGGGACAGCTGCTTGGTAGCGCTGCAGAAAATGAAGGCAGTAATACTATTGAAGTAGGTGGAAATACAAAGATAACACAAAATGGATGTTCCCGTAAAATTGAAAAAACGGAAAAAATTAGCTGGCGCCTGCCTAGAAAACCAGTGGATTTGGTAATCTTGCAGGATGCGAGTGGATCATTTAAGAACACCATTCCAAATGTCCAGAACGCTTTAAAAACTCTGACGACATTTGTGAAGGAAGAAGAGTATGATGAAAATAACCCACGTTTGGTTAAGACTGATAATCCAGATACATCAGACCGGGTTATGATGGCGACCTTCCAAGGTGCAGATGGATACAACTACTACTACAATAATGATTTTACAGGTCGTAAAGATGTTTATGGTAGTTGGGGACCTGACTATGATTACAAATACAAGGCAAGTAACTTGTCTTCTGATCAAAATGATATCCATCAATTCATTAATAATATTAAAGTAGCGGGAGGAACACCAACTGTTCCAGCTATTGACGATGTCATTGCTCAATATAATGAAAGAAAAGGGAATATGGCTAATGGTCGTAAAACTATCTTTCTTTTGATTACGGATGGTGTTGCCAATGGGAAACGTGACCCTGATGGTAAGGTTCGTCTAGAGTACAGTGATTATCGGAACAATATTCTTACACGTGCATGGAATTTTAATGAACTAACAGAGGCTTCTCAAAACGTTTTAGGGCGTGTGAAAGAGGTTAAGGAAGCATCTACAAGACTTAAAAATGTTGTTGGTTCTGAAGGAACAGTAGTAGTTGGTTTCTGGGAGGACGTAACAATCTTTGCGAATTCCAAAGCTCAGTACTATGACACATATAAAGAAGGTTATTCAAAATATTTTGATATAGGGGATAACCGAAGTGTCCAAGAGATTTTCCATGAAGCATTAGAGGGGATGGCTTCTCCAGCTAAAAATATCAATGGAAAAGATGTTTCCTTCTATGTTAATGAACAAAGCGATATCAATAAATTCTCAAGTCGAGTTCTAGAATCTGTTGGTGCTGCTCTGGTTAAAGAAGATATCAAAGGTGAGTTTGAAGTTACTCCAGGATATAAGGTAGATGCAGTTCGAATCAATGGTAAGAAGATTGTATCAAAGGTTACCGATTCGAAGAAAGAAATTCGTGGTAAGATTGTTCAAGAAGGAGACAAGGTTACAATCTCTGTTCCAGAGAGTGTCTTTAATCCAGGAAACAACAAGTTTGACTATGATTTGAGTAAGGAAGCACATGCTGAACAAGTTGATGAGGATGATGAGCAAGACCCTCCTGCAGACTACAAACCAGTTAAGGAGACAGTACCAGTTCCTGAGCTGACTGGTAAATTTAAAGTTGGTGATTTTGCGACTGAAACAATCGGTGGTTCGAAAGAAACTGTAGAAGTTCAAAAACTGGAATACTGTTACCCAAGTGCCACCAAGAAAATTGCAGACCAAGATCAAAGCAATGATACTGGTACTATTGAAGATCCGCTTCAATTGACTAAAAAACCAGCCTATGCAGCGAACTTGTCTGCCAAAGACGAAACATTTACTTATACAGTAGATTACAACTTCAACAACGCTCCTTATGAGTTTAAGCAAAACGTTATGTTGACAGACCCTCTTGACTATCGTTTGGAGGTTGTAGGTCACCATGCGTCTGGCCCAGAAGGTACTATCCTGACACGTGTTGTGAAGCAAAAGGATGATCTTGGAAACGAACGTGATGTTGTTGTTGCTGATGTACCAAGTGTGAATGGTTATGAATACTTAGTGCTTCAAAAAGCTAAAATGACCATTACCGTTCGCTTGAAGGAGCAATATCGCAATAATCAAGCGAGCAAAGAATTTATGGCCCTTCTTCAGGATAATGATGGTTTCGGTTTGCTGAACCAGGGTAATATCATGTGGAATGGTGAGGATAATAATCCTGATCCAAGTAACCATGCTAAAACAGCTGACAAACCAAGTACAATTCGACGCTCAAACCCAGTCTATGTCAAACCACCAGTCGAGACAGAAGTTACAAAGAAGGTCAATGGTAAGGAACATGAAGATCTTAAGAAAGAAGAAGAACTCTTCGAGTACAAGGTGACTGTTCCATGGCCAGGCATTGCAGATACATTCAGCCTTACGGATACAGTTGTTTCAGAGTTGGAAGTTCAGGCAGATAGCTTGAATGTAAAACTTGGTGAAAAAGATAATACTGAGTTGAAAACTGCTACAAAAGTTGAAGGTCAAACTGTTTCACTGACTCTTGATAAAACTCAACTTGAAAAAATCTCACGTAAGGTAACGCGTCGTAAAACTAAAGATGTTCAATACCTTGAATTGACCTTCAAGGCTAAGATTCGTCCGGGTGCTGACCTTTCTAAATATAAGGAAGATGGTCAAATTAAAGTACCTAACACGGCAGATGTTGCCTTGAATGATATCAAGAAAACATCGAATAAAGTAACGGTTACCCCACCAAAACCAAAAGAACCTTCTATTGATAAGAAGATTAATGAGAACTTGGATAGCTTCCAAACGTTTGATGGGCAACCATACAACTACAACATTACAACAGCAGTACCAAGTGATGTTGCCAATTACAAGAAATTTGTGATTCGTGATACACTGGATGCTAATTTGGAACTTGCAGGCGACGTAAGTATTAAAGGTTCTGCAGCGGCACTCTTTGATATCCACACCAATGACCAAGAGATTACGGCAACGGTGAAGGATGGTCAGTTTGGTGAACTTGCAAAATACTCAACTGTTGAACTAGTCATTCCTGCAAAAGTTAAAAATGGTGTGACAGGTACAACCATTGAAAACAAGGCTTCTATTTCCTTTACAAATGAGAATAATGTAGAGAAAGAAGTTGAATCGAAACCTGTCACCGTAACGCCACCTCCTGTAACGAAGAAGATCAATGAAACCCTTGATCACTTAGATATCGCGACAGGTCAAGCGTATAACTACAACATTAAGACAAAACTTCCAACAGATATTACAGATTACAAGAAATTTGTGATTACAGATACACTTGAAGGAGATTTGTCAGTTATCAATGAAACTTCAAGCAAACCAGTTATCAAAGGAGCGGCTACAGCCTTCTTCGATGTAACAGTTGAGGGTCAAACCGTGACTGCAACGATGAAGGACTTTGCGAACGCTACAGACCTTGCTGGTCAAGAAGTGGAATTGATTATTCCGGCTAAGATCAATGATGGAGTGACTCGTATCAACATTCCAAATACTGCGAAGTTCAGCTTCACAGATAAGAACGATCATAGCGGAGAAAAAGAAACGAAACCTGTCACCGTAACCCCTCCTTCAGAACCAGGTGTTGATAAGAAAATCAACGAAACACTGACAGAGGCAACAATCGGTGCAGAAACCGACTTTACTTATAATATCAAAGCGAAATTGCCAAATGATATTACAACGTACAAGTCCTTCGTTGTAACGGATACCTTGGATGAGAACTTGACTCCAGGTCAAGCTGAAATCAAGGGAGCTGCAGCGAAATTCTTCGATGTAACAGTTCAAGGTCAAACCGTGACTGCAACGATGAAAGATTTTGCGAATGCGGGTGACTACGGTAACCAAGAAGTAGAGCTCGTGATTCATGCCAAAGTGAAGAAAGGCTCAACTGTTCCATCTATTGAGAACAAAGCTAAGATTACTTACACCAACAAGAATGACCAACAAGGTGAGAAAGAAACCAAGCCGGTCACTGTTACACCACCACCAATCACGAAGAAGGTGAATGGTCAGGAACACGCAGATCTTGGTAAGTTATCAGAAATCTTTACTTATACGATTGACTCAACGGTTCCACATGTGGCAGATACCTTTACCATTTCAGATGATATCGTCAAAGAATTGGCATTTGAAGGAGAAGCAACGGTCACTGTTGATGGCCAAGCTGTTCAAGACCTTACTGTAACAACAGAAGGTCAACGTTTGACGGTCACATTTGGTAAAGAGCAAGTGAAACAATATGCTGGTAAAGCTGTACAAGTTTCATTTAAGGCTAAGGTGAAGGAAGGCATTACCTTTGATGCACTTTTAGCGGCTTATCCAAATGAATCAAAAGACAAGCCGGTAGTACCAAATACTGCTAGCTACATCATTAATGACAATCCAGATTCTAAGAAAGAATCAAAACCAGTCACTGTCACTCCACCGCCAACAACAACTCCAGAGCTTAGGAAGGAAGTAAACGGAGCAGAACGTTACGATCTTGCAAAACGTAATGAAGAATTTACTTATACTTTGAAAACAACAATGCCTGCCAATGCAACTGAGTTTGAGATGACAGACGAGTTGAAAGAAGTTCTAGAATTTGTTGGTGAGAATGCTTCAGCTACTGTTAAACTTGATGGTGAGGATGCAGGATCTAAGGCGACAGTGACACTTTCTGGTCAAGTCATCAAAGTTGCCTTTACAGAAGCTTCTGTCAAAGCAGATGCCGGTAAGTCAATTGAAGTGAATTTCAAGGCTAAGATTAGAGATAATGCCAACTTGTCAGCTTATGTGAATAAAGATGGTAAGACAGAGATTCCGAATAAGGCTTCTTATGATATTGATCATAATCCAAAATATCACAAGGACTCTAACGAAGTCCCAGTAACGCCACCAACACCAGAAGAGCCAGAGATCAAGAAAGATGTGAATGGCAAAGAATCAGCAACACTTGCGAAACGTGATGAAGTCTTCACTTATAATGTGAAAACAAGTGTAGCGCAAGATGCGACAGCCTTCTCAGTCACAGATACCCTAGTGGACGTTCTTGAATTCGCAGGAACTTCAAGTGCTAAATTGAATGGTCAAGCTCTTGATGCAAGTCAAATCAAGGTAGAAGGACAAACCATTACCTTGACGCTTACAGAAGACCAAGTGAAAGCCAATGGCGGTCAAGCAGTTGAATTAACATTCGATGCCAAGATCAAAGCTGGCGCAAACTTGTCTGCATATGTGAAGGAAGACGGCCGTACACAGATTCCGAATAAGGCTTCTTATGACGCAAGCTTCCCACACAAACCAGGTGTGCACAAGGATTCGAACGAAGTCCCAGTGACGCCACCAACACCAGACGAGCCAGAGATCAAGAAAGATGTGAACGGTAAGGCAGAAGAAACCCTCGTAAAACGCGACCAAGTCTTCACATACAATGTGAAAACAACAGTAGCGCAAGATGCGACAGCCTTCAGCGTAACCGATAAGATCGAAGATGTTCTTGAGTTCGCAGGTAAATCAAGTGCGACCTTGAATGGTCAAGCTCTTGATGCTAGCCAAATCAAGGTAGAAGGACAAACCATTACCTTGACCCTTACAGAAGACCAAGTGAAAGCCAATGGCGGTCAAGCAGTTGAATTAACATTCGACGCCAAGATCAAAGCTGGCGCAAACTTGTCCGCATATGTGAAGGAAGACGGCCGTACACAGATTCCGAATAAGGCTTCTTACGACGCAAGCTTCCCACACAAACCAGGTGTGCACAAGGACTCTAACGAAGTCCCAGTAACACCTCCAACACCAGACGAGCCAGAAATCAAGAAAGATGTGAACGGCAAGGCAGAAGAAACTCTCGCAAAACGCGACCAAGTCTTCACATACAATGTGAAAACAAGTGTAGCGCAAGATGCGACAGCCTTCTCAGTCACAGATACACTAGTAGACGTTCTTGAATTCGCAGGAACTTCAAGTGCTAAATTGAATGGTCAAGCTCTTGACGCTAGCCAAATCAAGGTAGAAGGTCAAACCATTACCTTGACTCTTACAGAAGAACAAGCTAAAACAAGTGCTGGTCAAGCTGTTGAATTAACTTTCGACGCGAAGATCAAAGCGGGTGCTAACTTGTCTGATTATGTAACAGAAGATAAGTCAATCAAGGTTCCGAACAAGGCAGCTTACAAGGTAGATCTTCCAAACAAACCAGGCTTCACTAAGGATTCCAATG
Proteins encoded in this window:
- a CDS encoding FUSC family protein translates to MSYFKKYKFDKSQFKLGMRTFKTGIAVFIVLLIFGFFGWKGLQIGALTAVFSLRESFDKSVHFGTSRILGNSIGGFYALVFFLLNTLFHGAFWVTLLVVPICTMLTIMTNVAMNNKAGVIGGVAAMLIITLSIPSGETFLYVFARVFETFMGVFVAILVNYDIEQLKLLWEKKRK
- the glnR gene encoding transcriptional repressor GlnR: MKEREFRRNMAVFPIGSVMKLTDLSARQIRYYEDQELIKPDRNEGNRRMYSLNDMDRLLEIKDYISEGHNIAAIKKKYAEREAKSKKAVSQTEVRRALHNELLQQGRFASVRSPFGRG
- the glnA gene encoding type I glutamate--ammonia ligase, which encodes MPITAADIRREVKEKNVTFIRLMFSDILGTMKNVEIPATDEQLDKVLSNKAMFDGSSIEGFVRINESDMYLYPDLDTWTVFPWGDENGSVAGLICDVYTTEGEPFAGDPRGNLKRALRHMEEVGFKSFNLGPEPEFFLFKLDENGDPTLEVNDKGGYFDLAPTDLADNTRREIVNVLTKMGFEVEASHHEVAVGQHEIDFKYDEVLRACDKIQIFKLVVKTIARKHGLYATFMAKPKFGIAGSGMHCNMSLFDAEGNNAFFDPNDPKGMQLSETAYHFLGGLIKHAYNYTAIMNPTVNSYKRLVPGYEAPVYIAWAGRNRSPLVRVPASRGMGTRLELRSVDPMANPYIAMAVLLEVGLHGIENKIEAPAPIEENIYIMTAEERKEAGITDLPSTLHNALKALTEDEVVKAALGEHIYTSFLEAKRIEWASYATFVSQWEVDNYLDLY
- a CDS encoding TlpA family protein disulfide reductase; translation: MQKDKWWLPFLAVGVIIGLSVGLIYYTRPAKDGEVGTSSVSQSTSSAENNTALSLKGQQLPEFKMTSQDGKLVASSELYDKPMLIVEWASWCPHCQKQLPIVQQMYEKYGEQINFVLLNMNEPGKETKESADRYIKEKGYTFPYYYDEDQSAADLLQVQTIPSMYFVTKKQEVKNVLVNHSDAESFSKELQTLLN
- the padA gene encoding LPXTG-anchored isopeptide-forming adhesin PadA yields the protein MRDFIKKVSILFIVLFLSVPLALMGQLLGSAAENEGSNTIEVGGNTKITQNGCSRKIEKTEKISWRLPRKPVDLVILQDASGSFKNTIPNVQNALKTLTTFVKEEEYDENNPRLVKTDNPDTSDRVMMATFQGADGYNYYYNNDFTGRKDVYGSWGPDYDYKYKASNLSSDQNDIHQFINNIKVAGGTPTVPAIDDVIAQYNERKGNMANGRKTIFLLITDGVANGKRDPDGKVRLEYSDYRNNILTRAWNFNELTEASQNVLGRVKEVKEASTRLKNVVGSEGTVVVGFWEDVTIFANSKAQYYDTYKEGYSKYFDIGDNRSVQEIFHEALEGMASPAKNINGKDVSFYVNEQSDINKFSSRVLESVGAALVKEDIKGEFEVTPGYKVDAVRINGKKIVSKVTDSKKEIRGKIVQEGDKVTISVPESVFNPGNNKFDYDLSKEAHAEQVDEDDEQDPPADYKPVKETVPVPELTGKFKVGDFATETIGGSKETVEVQKLEYCYPSATKKIADQDQSNDTGTIEDPLQLTKKPAYAANLSAKDETFTYTVDYNFNNAPYEFKQNVMLTDPLDYRLEVVGHHASGPEGTILTRVVKQKDDLGNERDVVVADVPSVNGYEYLVLQKAKMTITVRLKEQYRNNQASKEFMALLQDNDGFGLLNQGNIMWNGEDNNPDPSNHAKTADKPSTIRRSNPVYVKPPVETEVTKKVNGKEHEDLKKEEELFEYKVTVPWPGIADTFSLTDTVVSELEVQADSLNVKLGEKDNTELKTATKVEGQTVSLTLDKTQLEKISRKVTRRKTKDVQYLELTFKAKIRPGADLSKYKEDGQIKVPNTADVALNDIKKTSNKVTVTPPKPKEPSIDKKINENLDSFQTFDGQPYNYNITTAVPSDVANYKKFVIRDTLDANLELAGDVSIKGSAAALFDIHTNDQEITATVKDGQFGELAKYSTVELVIPAKVKNGVTGTTIENKASISFTNENNVEKEVESKPVTVTPPPVTKKINETLDHLDIATGQAYNYNIKTKLPTDITDYKKFVITDTLEGDLSVINETSSKPVIKGAATAFFDVTVEGQTVTATMKDFANATDLAGQEVELIIPAKINDGVTRINIPNTAKFSFTDKNDHSGEKETKPVTVTPPSEPGVDKKINETLTEATIGAETDFTYNIKAKLPNDITTYKSFVVTDTLDENLTPGQAEIKGAAAKFFDVTVQGQTVTATMKDFANAGDYGNQEVELVIHAKVKKGSTVPSIENKAKITYTNKNDQQGEKETKPVTVTPPPITKKVNGQEHADLGKLSEIFTYTIDSTVPHVADTFTISDDIVKELAFEGEATVTVDGQAVQDLTVTTEGQRLTVTFGKEQVKQYAGKAVQVSFKAKVKEGITFDALLAAYPNESKDKPVVPNTASYIINDNPDSKKESKPVTVTPPPTTTPELRKEVNGAERYDLAKRNEEFTYTLKTTMPANATEFEMTDELKEVLEFVGENASATVKLDGEDAGSKATVTLSGQVIKVAFTEASVKADAGKSIEVNFKAKIRDNANLSAYVNKDGKTEIPNKASYDIDHNPKYHKDSNEVPVTPPTPEEPEIKKDVNGKESATLAKRDEVFTYNVKTSVAQDATAFSVTDTLVDVLEFAGTSSAKLNGQALDASQIKVEGQTITLTLTEDQVKANGGQAVELTFDAKIKAGANLSAYVKEDGRTQIPNKASYDASFPHKPGVHKDSNEVPVTPPTPDEPEIKKDVNGKAEETLVKRDQVFTYNVKTTVAQDATAFSVTDKIEDVLEFAGKSSATLNGQALDASQIKVEGQTITLTLTEDQVKANGGQAVELTFDAKIKAGANLSAYVKEDGRTQIPNKASYDASFPHKPGVHKDSNEVPVTPPTPDEPEIKKDVNGKAEETLAKRDQVFTYNVKTSVAQDATAFSVTDTLVDVLEFAGTSSAKLNGQALDASQIKVEGQTITLTLTEEQAKTSAGQAVELTFDAKIKAGANLSDYVTEDKSIKVPNKAAYKVDLPNKPGFTKDSNEVPVTPPTPEEPEIKKDVNTKAEETLADRDQVFTYNVKTSVPTDATVFSVSDTLESVLDYAGSANASLNGQALDASQIKVEGQTITLTLTKEQVKANGGQAVELSFTAKIKAGADLTPYLTDRGFTVPNTASYDAKFPHKPGLHKDSNKVPVVVPKEPEPEISKKINRTLDHLDVEYDAPYMYNVNTTLPKDIDKYKEFTVTDTLEPVLAIADTPVAYVDGRDANGALETSVKGNTVTVKVKDFARLKGFKEIQLYIPAKLKANSDLKAYKDQLVPNKATVNFKDANGQSGSKETKPVTVKPRDPEKPTDPTPGEPAKTVGPEDGSKPDKDYHLPNALDTFRFDITTPVPTDPVDENGNAKKDQYGRLIKTDLTSFTITDKIDSVLKVNKDRIALKVENAQFDKIKATLQAQLEQSEKELKALTGKSTEETSTETGKKEELKAAEAKVAELKAKLEAAKAAQPAKPAETTTPATPATAAEETTPATSNSSASEDKKPATSEPSQDLASLEAELKAAEENLAKLQAPAEKESELVPADKKQQQEKLENEIKKLKEAQTKLQAAIDKLSKASNDRGELVGKDLEAIATVTYDETSNVVTFEISDKDVLEAVKGSTVRLVLYTNFKEGTDFTKFTGGVPNTAEVSFNHNPKPKTTNKVVVFPPTPEKPQTPPPGGTVPPAEPKKILPNTGSEGSSIFGVLAALALGLAGLLVWKRKAER